In Pelagibius sp. CAU 1746, the following proteins share a genomic window:
- a CDS encoding thiamine pyrophosphate-binding protein, with protein sequence MTDHKLRAADLVARRLYEAGCRYAFGIPGGEVLTLVDALEAAGITFILAKHENAAGFMAEGVWQRTGAPGILVATVGPGVVNGVNVVANAEQDRVPFIVLTGCVDETAALTYTHQVLDHQQVLRPVTKASFRLTAEGADVIADKALAIATDPRAGPVHIDVPIAVAEQAVAPARLRRRPPAAPAAPAPGHELDRARLWLEDAKRPVMIVGLDALADDAGEEILAFCEIFSIPFVTTYKAKGIVSEEHPLCLGAAGLSPKADALLLPFVSQADLILCLGYDPIEMRAGWCEPWDPEAVHVIDIAAEPNRHYVHQAGINFVTHCGKALEALGHGAAPQATWELGEVEVLKGALAEAFPRDEAWGPAAVIDTCRRVLPKETVATCDTGAHRILLAQMWETYEPKTLLQSTGLCTMGCALPLAIGAQLAEPERPVIAFTGDAGLLMVAGELSTAAELASRVVVVVFVDSSLALIELKQRQRQMANAGVDFGSHDFAAIGRAFGGLGHTVTSRAELEEALDDALNAETFTVIAAMIGRQGYDGRF encoded by the coding sequence ATGACGGACCACAAACTCCGCGCCGCCGACTTGGTGGCGCGGCGTCTCTACGAGGCGGGCTGCCGCTATGCCTTCGGCATCCCGGGGGGCGAGGTGCTGACCCTGGTGGACGCGCTGGAGGCGGCGGGGATCACGTTCATCCTGGCCAAGCACGAGAACGCCGCCGGCTTCATGGCCGAGGGGGTGTGGCAGCGCACGGGGGCGCCGGGCATCCTGGTGGCGACCGTGGGGCCGGGGGTGGTCAACGGCGTGAACGTGGTCGCCAACGCCGAGCAGGACCGGGTGCCGTTCATCGTGCTGACCGGCTGCGTCGACGAGACCGCGGCGCTGACCTACACCCACCAGGTTCTCGACCATCAGCAGGTGCTACGACCCGTCACCAAGGCGTCCTTCCGCCTGACCGCTGAGGGGGCGGACGTCATCGCCGACAAGGCGCTCGCCATCGCCACCGACCCCCGCGCCGGGCCGGTGCACATCGACGTGCCCATTGCGGTGGCCGAGCAGGCGGTGGCGCCGGCGCGCCTGCGCCGCCGCCCGCCCGCCGCGCCCGCCGCCCCGGCGCCGGGCCACGAGCTGGACCGGGCGCGGCTCTGGTTGGAGGACGCCAAGCGCCCGGTGATGATCGTCGGCCTCGACGCGCTGGCCGACGACGCGGGCGAGGAGATCCTCGCCTTCTGCGAAATCTTCTCTATCCCCTTCGTCACCACCTACAAGGCCAAGGGCATCGTCTCGGAAGAGCATCCGCTCTGTCTCGGCGCGGCGGGGCTGTCGCCCAAGGCCGACGCCCTGCTGCTGCCCTTCGTGAGCCAAGCCGACCTCATCCTTTGCCTCGGCTACGATCCCATCGAGATGCGCGCCGGCTGGTGCGAGCCCTGGGACCCGGAGGCGGTGCACGTCATCGACATCGCCGCCGAGCCGAACCGCCACTACGTCCACCAGGCGGGGATCAACTTCGTCACCCATTGCGGCAAGGCCCTGGAGGCGCTGGGCCATGGCGCGGCGCCGCAGGCGACCTGGGAGCTGGGCGAGGTCGAGGTGCTGAAGGGCGCGCTCGCCGAGGCCTTCCCGCGCGACGAGGCCTGGGGGCCGGCCGCCGTCATCGACACCTGCCGCCGGGTGCTGCCCAAGGAGACCGTGGCGACCTGCGACACCGGCGCCCACCGCATCCTGCTGGCGCAGATGTGGGAGACCTACGAGCCCAAGACGCTGCTGCAGTCGACGGGCCTCTGCACCATGGGCTGCGCCCTGCCGCTGGCGATCGGCGCGCAGCTTGCCGAGCCGGAGCGCCCGGTGATCGCCTTCACCGGCGACGCCGGGTTGCTCATGGTGGCGGGCGAGCTGTCGACGGCGGCGGAACTCGCCTCGCGCGTCGTGGTGGTGGTCTTCGTCGATTCCAGCCTGGCGCTCATCGAGCTAAAACAGCGCCAGCGACAGATGGCCAACGCCGGGGTCGACTTCGGCAGCCACGACTTCGCCGCCATCGGCCGCGCCTTCGGCGGCCTGGGCCATACCGTCACCAGCCGCGCCGAGCTGGAAGAGGCCCTGGACGATGCGCTGAACGCCGAGACCTTCACCGTCATCGCCGCGATGATCGGCCGCCAGGGCTACGACGGGCGGTTCTGA
- a CDS encoding ligase-associated DNA damage response DEXH box helicase — protein sequence MLRAAEAGQSALLIAPTGGGKTLAGFLPSLVDLAAEPHDGLHTLYISPLKALAVDIHRNLTQPIEEMGLEIACETRTGDTPQSKRQRQRRRPPGILMTTPESLALLLSYYDAPQVFAGLKCVVIDELHAFAGTKRGDLLALGLARLQSLSPGLRRVGLSATVHDPDWLAAWLAPDASPAGVRRVIGRDGAEAEVEILTTREYLPWSGHMAVHALEEVYQRIRQAGTTLVFVNTRAQAEIVFQELWHLNDDGLPIALHHGSLAVEQRRKVEAAMAAGKLRAVVATSSLDLGIDWAAVDLVVQVGAPKGSARLLQRIGRANHRLDQPSRALLVPANRFEVLECRAALEAVRARSLDGDPPRPGGLDVLSQHILGTACAGPFDADRLYREITSAFPYKQLNKNTFTRTLEFVATGGYALKSYQRYRRLSLDKEGFYRVTNNDHVRRYRMNVGTIVETPLLKVRLRNGRVLGEVEEHFVNGLLPGDSFIFAGQLLCFEGLRENTAVASRATGGEPKVPAYAGGRLPLSTHLAERVRGILEDPEAGHDLPPAVGEWLRIQRWRSQLPPADGLLVECFPRADKEFLVAYCFEGRNAHQTLGMLLTRRMERAGLSPLGFVATDYVIAVWSLKPADDIDALFDEDMLGDDLEEWMAESSMLRRTFRNVAVIAGLIEARAPGQEKSGRQVTFNADLIYDVLRKHEPDHILLQATRADAAGGLTDIGRLAAMLKRVKGRIRSRRLDKISPLAVPVLLEIGKEQVYGAGLDELLDEGAQALIDEATGGMETGIGQAELPL from the coding sequence ATGCTGCGCGCGGCGGAGGCCGGGCAGTCGGCGCTGCTGATCGCGCCGACCGGCGGCGGCAAGACCCTGGCGGGCTTCCTGCCCTCCCTGGTCGACCTGGCCGCTGAGCCCCATGACGGGCTGCACACGCTCTACATCTCGCCCTTGAAGGCCCTGGCGGTGGACATCCACCGCAACCTCACCCAGCCGATCGAGGAGATGGGCCTGGAGATCGCCTGCGAGACCCGCACCGGCGACACCCCGCAGTCCAAGCGCCAGCGTCAGCGCCGCCGCCCGCCGGGCATCCTCATGACCACGCCGGAGTCCCTGGCCCTGCTGCTGTCGTACTACGACGCGCCCCAGGTCTTCGCCGGGCTGAAGTGCGTGGTGATCGACGAGTTGCACGCCTTTGCCGGGACCAAGCGCGGCGACCTGCTGGCGCTCGGCCTCGCCCGCCTGCAGAGCCTCTCCCCCGGCCTGCGCCGGGTCGGCCTCTCGGCCACGGTGCACGACCCGGACTGGCTGGCCGCCTGGCTGGCGCCCGATGCCTCCCCGGCAGGGGTGCGACGGGTCATCGGCCGCGACGGCGCCGAGGCGGAGGTGGAGATCCTGACCACCCGGGAGTACCTGCCCTGGTCCGGCCACATGGCGGTCCACGCCCTGGAAGAGGTCTACCAGCGCATCCGCCAGGCGGGCACCACCCTGGTCTTCGTCAACACCCGCGCCCAGGCGGAGATTGTGTTCCAGGAGCTGTGGCACCTGAACGACGACGGCCTGCCCATCGCACTGCACCACGGCAGTCTGGCCGTCGAGCAGCGCCGCAAGGTGGAAGCCGCCATGGCGGCGGGCAAGCTGCGCGCGGTGGTCGCCACCTCCTCCCTCGACCTCGGCATCGACTGGGCCGCCGTCGACCTGGTGGTGCAGGTCGGCGCGCCCAAGGGCTCGGCCCGGCTGCTGCAGAGGATCGGCCGCGCCAACCACCGGCTCGACCAGCCGAGCCGCGCCCTGCTGGTCCCCGCCAATCGCTTCGAGGTCTTGGAGTGCCGCGCCGCCCTGGAGGCCGTGCGTGCCCGCTCCCTGGACGGCGACCCGCCGCGCCCCGGCGGACTTGATGTGTTGTCTCAACACATCCTCGGCACGGCCTGCGCCGGGCCCTTCGACGCCGATCGGCTTTACCGGGAAATCACTTCAGCTTTTCCATATAAACAATTGAATAAAAATACTTTTACCCGCACACTTGAGTTTGTGGCGACAGGCGGCTACGCACTGAAGAGCTATCAGCGCTACCGCCGCTTAAGCCTTGATAAGGAAGGCTTTTACCGGGTTACCAACAACGACCATGTACGGCGCTACCGCATGAACGTCGGCACCATCGTTGAGACGCCGCTTTTAAAGGTGCGTCTGAGGAACGGGCGCGTACTGGGCGAGGTAGAAGAGCATTTCGTCAACGGCCTGCTGCCGGGCGACAGCTTCATCTTCGCCGGCCAGCTGCTCTGCTTCGAGGGCCTGCGCGAGAACACCGCGGTGGCGAGCCGCGCCACCGGCGGCGAGCCCAAGGTGCCCGCCTACGCCGGCGGCCGCCTGCCGCTTTCCACCCACCTGGCCGAGCGGGTGCGCGGCATCCTGGAAGACCCGGAGGCCGGTCACGACCTGCCCCCTGCCGTCGGCGAGTGGCTGCGCATCCAGCGTTGGCGCTCCCAGCTTCCCCCCGCCGACGGCCTGCTGGTGGAGTGCTTCCCGCGCGCCGACAAGGAGTTCCTCGTCGCCTACTGCTTCGAGGGCAGGAACGCCCACCAGACCCTCGGCATGCTGCTGACCCGGCGCATGGAGCGGGCCGGGCTCTCCCCCCTCGGCTTCGTCGCCACCGACTACGTCATCGCCGTGTGGAGCCTGAAGCCGGCGGACGACATCGACGCCCTCTTCGACGAGGACATGCTGGGCGACGACCTGGAGGAATGGATGGCCGAGTCCTCCATGCTGCGCCGGACCTTCCGCAACGTGGCAGTCATCGCCGGGCTCATCGAGGCGCGCGCGCCCGGCCAGGAGAAGTCGGGCCGCCAGGTGACCTTCAACGCGGACCTCATCTACGACGTTCTCAGGAAGCACGAGCCCGACCACATCCTGCTGCAGGCGACCCGCGCCGACGCCGCGGGGGGCTTGACCGACATCGGCCGCCTGGCCGCCATGCTGAAGCGGGTGAAGGGCCGCATCCGCAGCCGCCGCCTGGACAAGATCTCGCCCCTGGCGGTGCCGGTGCTGCTGGAGATCGGCAAGGAGCAGGTCTACGGCGCGGGACTGGACGAGCTGCTGGACGAGGGCGCCCAGGCCCTCATCGACGAGGCCACCGGCGGCATGGAGACCGGCATCGGCCAGGCGGAGCTTCCGCTATGA
- the pdeM gene encoding ligase-associated DNA damage response endonuclease PdeM, translating to MSETLHKAGRLVVNGVELQADLSGALIWPARRLAVVADLHFEKSTAFAARGQFLPPYDTAATLDKLEAVIARHRVERLICLGDSFHDGEAAGRLDPTQGERLKGLTARLEWTWVAGNHDPAPPADLGGGSAEDITEGALTFRHEAAPGARGGEVSGHYHPKAAVRVRGKRVTAPCFVTDGRRLILPAFGAFTGGLNVLDPAISGLFRKGFQATLLGRSGLFAFPKQALV from the coding sequence ATGAGTGAAACCCTTCATAAGGCGGGCCGGCTCGTGGTCAACGGCGTCGAGCTGCAGGCCGATCTCTCCGGCGCGCTGATCTGGCCGGCCCGGCGGCTCGCCGTGGTCGCCGACCTGCACTTCGAGAAGAGCACCGCCTTCGCCGCGCGCGGCCAGTTCCTGCCGCCCTACGACACGGCGGCGACCCTGGACAAGCTGGAGGCGGTCATCGCCCGCCACCGGGTCGAGCGCCTCATCTGCCTGGGCGACTCCTTCCATGACGGCGAGGCCGCCGGGCGTCTCGACCCGACCCAGGGCGAGCGCCTCAAAGGGCTGACCGCCCGCCTGGAATGGACCTGGGTCGCCGGCAACCACGACCCGGCGCCGCCGGCGGACCTGGGCGGCGGCAGCGCCGAGGACATCACCGAAGGCGCCCTCACCTTCCGCCACGAGGCGGCACCGGGCGCCCGCGGCGGAGAAGTCTCCGGCCACTACCACCCCAAGGCGGCCGTCAGGGTGCGCGGCAAGCGGGTTACGGCCCCTTGCTTCGTCACCGACGGCCGGCGCCTCATCCTGCCCGCCTTCGGCGCCTTCACCGGGGGTCTGAACGTCCTCGACCCGGCGATCTCGGGACTGTTCAGGAAGGGCTTCCAAGCGACGCTCCTGGGCCGCAGCGGCCTCTTTGCCTTCCCCAAGCAGGCGCTGGTGTGA
- a CDS encoding deoxyribodipyrimidine photo-lyase, translating to MPGPSLVWFRQDLRLADNPALAAAAERGAPILPLFILDEEAAGAWPPGGAARWWLHHSLAALSEDLKRLGAPLCLRRGKAAEVLPKLVKETGAGAVFWNRCYEPFAVERDKALKADLGAAGVEARSFNGNLLVEPWELKTGQGEPYKVFTPFWKALLAAGAPAAALPRPKTLESLADVRSDALNDWGLLPVKPDWAGGLKETWTPGEKGAAGRLRGFLDDAAADYPAGRDRPDLPGTSRLSPHLHWGEISPCQVWQATRHAVDAGRLNDGAAMAFLRQLGWRDFSHNLLFHWPDFPERPWREAFSAFPWLDDDAAFRAWCRGRTGYPIVDAGLRELWATGWMHNRVRMIAASFLIKDLLIPWQRGEAWFWDTLVDADLANNAAGWQWVAGCGADAAPYFRIFNPVTQGEKFDPKGTYIRRWVPEISGLPDNLLHKPWEASKEELKKAGIALGETYPQPLVDHKAARARALAGYEEVKKAN from the coding sequence ATGCCCGGCCCCAGCCTCGTCTGGTTCCGCCAGGATCTGCGGCTTGCCGACAACCCGGCGCTCGCCGCCGCGGCCGAACGGGGCGCGCCGATCCTGCCGCTCTTTATCCTGGACGAAGAGGCCGCCGGCGCTTGGCCACCGGGCGGGGCCGCACGCTGGTGGCTGCACCACTCCCTCGCGGCGCTTTCGGAGGATCTTAAAAGGCTCGGCGCGCCGCTCTGCCTGCGCCGCGGCAAGGCCGCCGAGGTGCTGCCGAAGCTGGTGAAGGAGACCGGGGCCGGCGCGGTGTTCTGGAACCGCTGCTACGAGCCCTTCGCCGTCGAACGAGACAAGGCCTTGAAGGCCGATCTGGGCGCCGCCGGGGTCGAGGCCAGAAGCTTCAACGGCAACCTGCTGGTGGAACCCTGGGAGCTGAAAACCGGCCAAGGCGAGCCCTACAAGGTCTTCACGCCGTTCTGGAAGGCGCTGCTCGCCGCCGGCGCGCCCGCCGCCGCCCTGCCGCGCCCGAAGACGCTGGAAAGCCTGGCCGATGTCCGGAGCGACGCCCTGAACGACTGGGGCCTGCTGCCGGTGAAGCCGGACTGGGCGGGCGGCCTCAAGGAAACCTGGACGCCCGGCGAGAAAGGTGCCGCCGGACGGCTGAGAGGCTTCCTGGATGACGCCGCCGCCGACTACCCGGCGGGACGCGACCGCCCCGACCTGCCCGGCACCTCCCGTCTCTCCCCGCATCTACACTGGGGCGAGATCTCGCCGTGCCAGGTCTGGCAGGCGACGCGCCACGCGGTCGACGCGGGCAGGCTGAACGACGGCGCCGCCATGGCCTTCCTGCGCCAGCTCGGCTGGCGCGACTTCTCCCATAACCTGCTGTTCCACTGGCCGGATTTCCCGGAGCGGCCCTGGCGTGAGGCCTTCAGCGCCTTCCCCTGGCTGGACGACGACGCGGCGTTCCGGGCGTGGTGCCGAGGGCGCACCGGCTATCCCATCGTCGATGCGGGCCTGCGCGAGCTGTGGGCGACCGGCTGGATGCACAACCGGGTGCGCATGATCGCCGCCTCCTTCCTGATCAAGGACCTGCTGATCCCCTGGCAGCGTGGCGAAGCCTGGTTCTGGGACACCCTGGTGGACGCCGACCTCGCCAACAACGCCGCCGGCTGGCAGTGGGTCGCCGGCTGCGGGGCCGACGCCGCCCCCTACTTCCGCATCTTCAATCCGGTCACCCAGGGAGAGAAGTTCGACCCCAAAGGCACCTATATCCGCCGCTGGGTGCCGGAAATTTCAGGACTGCCCGACAACTTGCTGCACAAGCCCTGGGAAGCCTCGAAGGAAGAATTGAAGAAGGCCGGGATCGCGCTGGGCGAGACCTACCCGCAACCTCTCGTCGACCACAAGGCAGCCCGCGCCCGCGCGCTGGCCGGCTACGAAGAGGTGAAGAAGGCGAACTAG
- a CDS encoding DinB family protein yields MEPESYLLAQARNNAWANCRLLRACASLPQPELEAPRTGFFPSLLATLNHILIVDWYYVDALEGGTLGLAAFIDEVPCKTPSDLCREQESVDRRLIRLCEGLNESALGATVRLIRRDGDRFERCDRVLLHLFEHQIHHRGQAHAMLSGTSVAPPQLDEFFLDQDAGMRRGDLEALGGATQGWSEAELWGDWPKPDAG; encoded by the coding sequence ATGGAGCCTGAAAGCTACCTGCTGGCGCAAGCGCGCAACAACGCCTGGGCCAACTGCCGCCTTCTTCGAGCCTGCGCCAGCCTGCCGCAGCCGGAGCTGGAGGCACCGCGCACGGGATTCTTCCCGTCGCTGCTGGCCACCCTCAACCATATCCTCATCGTCGACTGGTACTACGTCGATGCGTTGGAGGGCGGCACCCTGGGGTTGGCGGCCTTCATCGACGAGGTGCCCTGCAAGACCCCCTCCGACCTGTGCCGCGAGCAGGAGTCCGTGGACCGGAGGCTGATCAGGCTCTGCGAAGGGCTGAACGAGTCGGCGCTTGGCGCGACGGTGCGCCTGATCCGCCGGGACGGCGACCGCTTCGAGCGTTGCGACCGGGTGCTGCTGCACCTCTTCGAGCATCAGATTCACCACCGCGGCCAGGCGCACGCCATGCTGTCCGGCACCTCGGTCGCGCCGCCGCAGCTCGACGAGTTCTTCCTGGATCAGGATGCCGGGATGCGGCGCGGCGACCTAGAGGCGCTGGGTGGGGCCACGCAGGGCTGGAGTGAGGCGGAACTGTGGGGCGACTGGCCCAAACCGGACGCAGGCTAG
- a CDS encoding LOG family protein, whose translation MQRSDKDKPEEASAQGAPQKAYRNPDFLESSPARSLRILSEYVEPDARFKHYKIDDTIIFFGSARILPREEAERRLEEARSKGDDLTVAQRNLEMSRYYEDTRELARRLTEWSKSLQQDDRRFVVCSGGGPGIMEAANRGASEAKGLNIGLNISLPMEQIDNPYISRELNFEFHYFFMRKFWFAYLAKAVVVMPGGFGTLDEFFELLTLVQTGKIRKHMPVVLFGSQYWSEVINLEALERYGTINAEDLELFFRTDSVDEAFDFITDQLTSYALDIPGPRL comes from the coding sequence GCAGCGAAGCGACAAAGACAAGCCCGAGGAAGCCTCTGCGCAAGGGGCCCCGCAAAAGGCCTACCGCAACCCAGATTTCCTGGAGAGTTCCCCTGCGCGCTCGCTGCGCATCCTCTCCGAGTACGTCGAGCCGGACGCGCGCTTCAAGCACTACAAGATCGACGACACCATCATCTTCTTCGGTTCGGCGCGCATCCTGCCGCGCGAGGAGGCTGAGCGCCGCTTGGAAGAGGCGCGCTCCAAGGGTGACGACCTGACCGTGGCGCAGCGGAACCTGGAGATGTCGCGCTACTACGAGGATACGCGCGAGCTGGCGCGTCGCCTGACCGAGTGGTCGAAGAGCCTGCAGCAGGACGACCGCCGCTTCGTCGTCTGCTCCGGCGGCGGGCCGGGCATCATGGAGGCGGCCAACCGCGGCGCCTCGGAAGCCAAAGGTCTCAACATCGGCCTCAACATCTCCCTGCCCATGGAGCAGATCGACAACCCCTACATCAGCCGCGAGCTGAACTTCGAGTTCCACTACTTCTTCATGCGGAAGTTCTGGTTCGCCTATCTCGCAAAGGCCGTGGTGGTGATGCCCGGCGGTTTCGGCACCCTGGACGAGTTCTTCGAGCTGCTGACACTGGTGCAGACCGGCAAGATCCGCAAGCACATGCCGGTGGTGCTGTTCGGCAGCCAGTACTGGTCGGAGGTCATCAACCTGGAAGCCCTGGAGCGCTACGGCACCATCAACGCCGAGGACCTGGAGCTCTTCTTCCGTACCGACTCGGTGGACGAGGCCTTCGACTTCATCACCGATCAGCTCACCTCCTACGCTCTCGACATCCCGGGCCCGCGGCTCTAG